One genomic region from Prunus persica cultivar Lovell chromosome G3, Prunus_persica_NCBIv2, whole genome shotgun sequence encodes:
- the LOC18782101 gene encoding trafficking protein particle complex subunit 12, whose translation MDSDTPDSQTVTTETPHPQTVTTETPDSQTVTTDIPDPQTVTTDLETLTLSNDPLTDQFGSLNDVAHELASLQDLATRGSWRSILDKVARARAQSLLHKPHDHLVYFTYNVLALTKLRRFLEAAAEIDSLEDLDSPRYQYESYPKVYPNRVGSMVPFSLRWLYALMPIKLGQRQDGLDRLYCLLDFVRSKIKEKQKNGSVSVWKRREVFVMNGIIGVHLSNKEVSVCLSLINDLLNRDYTDPVLVSKLGYIQMQMGDLEGAKSSFNVVQGLVENEGEASNELKNIVSRNKALVYMVGKDYVSAVREYEECIEREHNDIVAINNKALCLMYLRDLSDSIKVLENALERVPTVALNETVVVNLCSMYELAYVNHSDIKRTLNSWIARVAPDDFDSSSTRI comes from the coding sequence ATGGATTCCGATACACCTGATTCCCAAACCGTAACCACCGAAACACCTCATCCCCAAACCGTAACCACCGAGACACCTGATTCCCAAACCGTAACCACCGACATACCTGATCCCCAAACCGTAACGACTGACCTGGAAACCCTAACCCTCTCCAACGATCCATTGACAGACCAGTTCGGCTCCCTCAATGACGTGGCCCATGAGCTCGCCTCCCTCCAGGACCTTGCCACGCGCGGCTCATGGCGCTCCATCCTAGACAAGGTGGCCCGGGCTCGAGCCCAATCTCTCCTCCACAAACCCCACGACCACCTCGTTTATTTCACCTACAATGTGCTTGCCTTGACTAAACTACGCAGGTTCCTCGAAGCCGCTGCCGAGATCGATTCCTTAGAGGACCTCGACAGCCCTCGCTACCAGTACGAGTCGTATCCAAAAGTGTACCCAAACCGGGTTGGGTCCATGGTACCCTTCTCCCTCCGGTGGCTTTATGCCTTAATGCCCATCAAGTTGGGCCAGCGACAAGATGGTCTGGACCGGCTCTACTGCTTGTTAGATTTTGTACGgagcaaaataaaagaaaaacaaaaaaatgggaGTGTTTCTGTGTGGAAGAGAAGGGAGGTGTTTGTAATGAATGGTATAATTGGGGTCCATTTGAGCAACAAGGAGGTATCTGTGTGCTTGAGCTTGATCAATGACTTGCTTAACCGTGATTACACAGATCCAGTTTTGGTGTCGAAACTAGGGTACATTCAGATGCAAATGGGAGACTTAGAAGGAGCTAAGAGCTCCTTCAACGTGGTCCAAGgattggtggagaatgagGGTGAAGCGAGCAACGAGTTGAAGAACATAGTAAGTAGGAACAAGGCCTTGGTGTACATGGTGGGGAAGGACTATGTGTCTGCAGTGAGGGAGTATGAGGAGTGCATTGAGAGGGAGCATAACGACATTGTGGCCATCAACAATAAGGCACTTTGCTTGATGTACTTGCGGGACCTGTCAGATTCAATCAAAGTGTTGGAGAATGCTCTGGAAAGAGTGCCTACGGTGGCATTGAATGAAACCGTTGTGGTGAATTTGTGTAGTATGTACGAGTTGGCTTACGTTAATCATTCTGATATTAAGAGGACACTGAATAGCTGGATTGCCAGGGTTGCTCCTGATGATTTTGATTCATCATCTACGAGGATTTGA